A stretch of Pseudomonas taetrolens DNA encodes these proteins:
- the fliD gene encoding flagellar filament capping protein FliD translates to MASSTITGVGSGFDTVGIVKALVDAEKAPKQSQITKQQTVTTTQLSAVGTVKVALEAYRTAIAKLDNASSFNGLAASSSDEKISKVTIDDKASSGTYALDVTQLATASKITSKMFAGGPSAVVNTSEAAATLTLSQSGDNYDVTIPAGATMQQTRDAINTQLQSKGISANVLSDANGSRLVISSQTTGKGTDITISGDSELAIGYDAGKPPVNAEYTIDGIAMESKSNKVTAAISGVSLELIDTKASTITVASNTTTLKTSVQSFITAYNALLTSINTQTKVTATGDASTTTSGALTGDASMRQLVNGIRNELLQNTGSSSVGNLSQMGISTDQKTGLLTLDDTKWKAAVETANGPTEIAKVFTGDTGLVARMTKATESYVGSSGLLASRATDLNTKLTDLTTQQADLDRRMDALKDTLSAKYTAMDTLIAKMNASSSSIMTTLNSLNNPKKD, encoded by the coding sequence ATGGCAAGTTCAACCATTACGGGGGTCGGCTCGGGTTTCGACACGGTCGGTATTGTAAAAGCCCTGGTTGATGCGGAAAAAGCGCCCAAGCAAAGCCAGATTACCAAGCAGCAAACCGTCACCACGACTCAATTGTCGGCGGTGGGTACGGTCAAGGTTGCGCTTGAGGCCTACCGTACAGCGATTGCCAAGCTCGATAACGCGTCCAGCTTCAATGGTCTGGCCGCATCGTCGTCTGACGAAAAAATTTCCAAAGTCACCATCGATGACAAAGCGTCCAGCGGCACCTATGCGCTGGACGTCACTCAGTTGGCGACTGCGTCGAAAATCACCAGCAAGATGTTCGCGGGTGGCCCTTCGGCGGTTGTGAACACCAGCGAAGCGGCTGCAACCCTGACCCTCTCGCAGTCTGGTGACAATTACGATGTCACGATTCCGGCGGGGGCGACCATGCAGCAGACCCGCGACGCAATCAACACGCAGTTGCAATCCAAGGGTATCAGCGCCAACGTCCTGAGCGACGCCAATGGCTCGCGGCTGGTGATCAGCTCGCAGACCACAGGCAAAGGCACCGACATTACCATCAGTGGCGATTCGGAGCTGGCGATCGGTTATGACGCCGGCAAGCCGCCGGTGAACGCCGAATACACGATTGATGGCATTGCCATGGAGTCGAAGAGCAATAAAGTGACGGCGGCCATCAGCGGCGTGAGCCTGGAGTTGATTGACACCAAGGCATCCACCATTACCGTGGCGTCCAACACCACCACCCTGAAAACCTCGGTTCAGTCGTTCATCACGGCGTACAACGCGCTGTTGACCAGTATCAACACCCAGACCAAAGTCACGGCCACCGGCGATGCGTCGACCACCACCTCGGGCGCGCTGACGGGCGATGCGTCAATGCGCCAACTGGTCAACGGTATCCGCAACGAGTTGCTGCAAAACACTGGTTCGTCGAGTGTCGGCAACCTGTCGCAGATGGGAATCAGCACTGACCAGAAAACCGGGCTGCTGACGCTGGATGACACCAAGTGGAAGGCTGCGGTGGAGACCGCCAATGGCCCCACCGAGATTGCCAAGGTGTTTACTGGCGACACAGGCCTGGTGGCACGAATGACCAAGGCCACCGAAAGCTATGTCGGAAGTTCTGGGTTGCTGGCGTCCCGCGCCACTGACTTGAATACCAAACTGACGGACCTGACGACGCAACAGGCAGACCTGGATCGGCGCATGGACGCCCTTAAAGACACCCTCAGCGCCAAATACACGGCGATGGACACCTTGATCGCGAAGATGAACGCCAGCAGCTCCAGCATCATGACCACGCTCAACTCGTTGAATAACCCTAAAAAAGACTGA